The Phreatobacter oligotrophus genome contains a region encoding:
- a CDS encoding aspartate aminotransferase family protein, producing the protein MDDVGHRWLNQHRAGQRLPRAVGGDGIFVHDEHDRRFLDGSSGPALFCLGHGHREVIEAIKAQYDRLSFGYTADFTSDPIDALADTIVDQAGGGLSRVSFVSGGSEATETAIKIALQYHLARGHAGRTHFFARRQSWHGYTMGALSLSGHPARRRPYVGALMPVTHLSPANDYRPPEGVSKEGLVDYLAAEFEREIHRVGAERIAAFFFEPVVGAAGGAVPAPEGYAQRMREICTRYGILMVADEVMCGVGRCGTWRTLAHDGVAPDIMVTAKGLAGGYAPLGAALMTEEVYRTIADTFGTIASVHTYSGHTAACAAGLALQKVIIRDGLVAKCRTDGTYLMQALGQAFGQNPHVGDIRGRGFFVAVELVKDRDGKVPFAPSHGLHKRIKDEAFARGLLCYPSPGTADGYAGDHVILAPPYIITRPEIDQMVDLLKDAVDAALQSLPKDAA; encoded by the coding sequence ATGGACGATGTCGGCCACCGCTGGCTCAACCAGCATCGTGCAGGCCAGAGACTGCCGCGGGCGGTCGGCGGCGACGGCATCTTCGTCCATGACGAACATGACCGCCGCTTCCTCGACGGCTCCTCCGGCCCGGCGCTCTTCTGCCTCGGCCACGGCCATCGCGAGGTGATCGAGGCGATCAAGGCGCAGTACGATCGCCTCTCCTTCGGCTACACCGCCGACTTCACCTCCGACCCCATCGATGCGCTCGCCGACACCATCGTCGACCAGGCAGGCGGCGGGCTCTCCCGCGTCTCCTTCGTCTCCGGTGGCTCCGAGGCGACCGAGACCGCGATCAAGATCGCGCTCCAGTATCACCTCGCCCGCGGCCATGCCGGGCGAACCCATTTCTTCGCCCGCCGCCAGTCCTGGCATGGCTACACGATGGGAGCGCTGTCGCTCTCCGGCCATCCGGCCCGCCGCCGGCCCTATGTCGGCGCGCTGATGCCGGTGACGCATCTGTCGCCCGCCAATGACTACCGCCCGCCCGAGGGGGTGAGCAAGGAAGGGCTCGTGGACTATCTCGCCGCTGAATTCGAGCGGGAGATCCACCGCGTCGGCGCCGAGCGCATCGCCGCTTTCTTCTTCGAGCCGGTGGTGGGCGCGGCCGGCGGCGCGGTCCCCGCGCCGGAGGGCTACGCGCAGCGCATGCGCGAGATCTGCACCCGCTACGGCATCCTGATGGTCGCCGACGAGGTCATGTGCGGCGTCGGGCGCTGCGGCACCTGGCGCACCCTCGCCCATGACGGCGTTGCGCCGGACATCATGGTGACCGCCAAGGGTCTTGCCGGCGGCTATGCCCCGCTCGGCGCAGCGCTGATGACGGAAGAGGTCTACCGCACCATCGCCGACACGTTCGGGACCATTGCGTCGGTCCATACCTATTCCGGCCATACCGCCGCCTGCGCCGCCGGCCTCGCGTTGCAGAAGGTCATCATCCGTGACGGCCTCGTCGCAAAATGCCGGACCGATGGCACCTATCTCATGCAGGCGCTCGGCCAGGCCTTCGGCCAGAACCCGCATGTCGGCGACATCCGCGGCCGCGGCTTCTTCGTCGCCGTCGAACTGGTGAAGGACCGCGACGGCAAGGTGCCCTTCGCGCCGTCCCACGGCCTTCACAAGCGCATCAAGGATGAGGCCTTTGCCCGCGGCCTGCTCTGCTATCCCTCGCCCGGCACGGCCGACGGCTATGCGGGAGACCACGTGATCCTCGCCCCGCCCTACATCATCACCCGTCCGGAGATCGACCAGATGGTCGACCTCCTGAAGGACGCCGTGGATGCGGCGCTCCAGAGCCTGCCGAAGGACGCCGCGTGA
- a CDS encoding CPBP family intramembrane glutamic endopeptidase, protein MTTPSPTTPPLWLRIIRFPLTRLIVLGGALFALMAISGGFMEQLKGDTLTSIAVVAGMVAAAIAVYVAYARLIEGRPSDEFALAGAAREWGAGLVVGAGLYTACVAILMALGIYRIEGFNPWTFLIPALAFALHSGVFEELLFRGVLFRSVEDLFGSWISLIVSSAVFGLMHLVNPAATLTGAIFISVEAGLLLAAAYMLTRRLWLSIGFHMAWNYTQSAVFSGIVSGSVADPGLIRPIISGPDLLTGGSFGLESSVIAFALCTATGITLLVMAVRRGRIVPPPWARGG, encoded by the coding sequence ATGACGACGCCGTCCCCCACGACTCCCCCGCTGTGGTTGCGCATCATCCGCTTCCCGCTGACGCGTCTCATCGTCCTCGGCGGGGCCCTGTTCGCCCTGATGGCGATCAGCGGCGGCTTCATGGAGCAGTTGAAGGGCGACACGCTCACGTCGATTGCCGTCGTGGCGGGGATGGTGGCGGCGGCCATCGCGGTCTACGTGGCCTATGCGCGCCTGATCGAAGGGCGGCCCTCTGACGAGTTCGCACTCGCCGGCGCAGCCAGGGAATGGGGCGCGGGGCTTGTCGTAGGGGCCGGGCTCTACACCGCCTGTGTCGCGATCCTGATGGCCCTCGGGATCTATCGGATCGAGGGGTTCAATCCCTGGACCTTCCTCATTCCGGCCCTCGCCTTCGCCCTGCATTCCGGCGTCTTCGAGGAGCTGCTGTTCCGCGGCGTGCTGTTTCGCTCCGTCGAGGACCTGTTCGGGAGCTGGATCTCGCTCATCGTCTCGTCCGCGGTGTTCGGCCTGATGCACCTCGTCAATCCCGCCGCGACCCTGACGGGCGCCATCTTCATCAGCGTCGAGGCCGGCCTGCTGCTGGCCGCCGCCTATATGCTGACGCGGCGGCTCTGGCTGAGCATCGGCTTCCACATGGCCTGGAACTATACCCAGTCGGCGGTCTTTTCCGGCATCGTGTCGGGCAGCGTCGCGGACCCCGGCCTCATCCGGCCCATCATCAGCGGGCCGGACCTCTTGACCGGCGGCAGCTTCGGCCTGGAATCCTCGGTCATCGCCTTCGCGCTCTGCACCGCCACCGGCATCACGCTGCTGGTGATGGCTGTGCGGCGTGGCAGGATCGTCCCGCCGCCATGGGCGCGGGGCGGGTGA
- a CDS encoding Hsp70 family protein: protein MPVAEPAPLSIGIDFGTTNTVIAVADEDGRAEAVTFRHGEADLKGFVTALCYWQERAGGRVTTRVEGGPFAMDQLMVGGGPQRFIQSFKTFAASASFQETRIFGRTTRFEDLVVDFLGTAAKRAGRPLDLENARVQIGRPVRFAGTNPDEALAMTRYRSAFGRLGLTDAHYVYEPVGAAFFYARALDHDSTVLVADFGGGTSDFSVMRFERRDGRLAATPLSHAGIGIAGDSFDYRIVDAMVSPALGKGSSYRSLDKVLTVPNRYYANLARWHQLAMMKSNGDLAGLRDLEKVALEPEALRRFIDVVDYDLGLALYRAVSDAKVALSSTDEAEFRFVADDVSITGRIARADFESWIAEDVARIGATVDEALARAGVTEKAIDRVFLTGGTSFVPAIRRLFTDRFDADRLTQADQFESIAYGLALIGREPDAARWAA, encoded by the coding sequence ATGCCCGTGGCCGAGCCCGCCCCGCTGTCGATCGGCATCGATTTCGGCACGACCAACACCGTCATCGCGGTGGCGGACGAGGACGGCCGTGCCGAGGCCGTGACCTTTCGCCATGGCGAGGCCGACCTGAAGGGCTTCGTCACTGCGCTCTGCTATTGGCAGGAGCGCGCCGGCGGCCGCGTCACCACCCGCGTCGAGGGCGGCCCCTTCGCCATGGACCAGCTCATGGTCGGCGGCGGGCCGCAGCGCTTCATCCAGTCGTTCAAAACCTTCGCGGCGAGCGCCAGCTTCCAGGAGACGCGCATCTTCGGCCGCACCACGCGGTTCGAGGACCTGGTGGTCGATTTTCTCGGCACCGCCGCGAAGCGCGCCGGCCGGCCGCTCGACCTCGAAAACGCGCGCGTCCAGATCGGCCGTCCCGTGCGGTTTGCCGGCACGAACCCGGACGAGGCGCTGGCCATGACGCGCTACCGCTCGGCCTTCGGCCGCCTCGGCCTGACCGATGCCCATTATGTCTATGAGCCGGTTGGCGCCGCCTTCTTCTATGCCCGCGCCCTCGACCACGATTCCACGGTGCTGGTCGCCGATTTCGGCGGCGGCACCTCGGACTTCTCGGTGATGCGCTTCGAGCGCAGGGACGGCCGCCTTGCCGCGACGCCGCTCTCCCATGCCGGCATCGGCATTGCCGGCGACAGTTTCGACTATCGCATCGTCGATGCCATGGTCTCGCCCGCCCTCGGCAAGGGCTCGTCCTATCGCTCCCTCGACAAGGTCCTGACCGTCCCGAACCGTTACTACGCCAATCTCGCCCGCTGGCATCAGCTCGCCATGATGAAGTCGAACGGCGATCTCGCGGGCCTGCGCGACCTCGAGAAGGTGGCGCTGGAGCCGGAAGCCCTGCGCCGCTTCATCGACGTCGTCGACTATGACCTCGGTCTTGCCCTCTACCGCGCGGTGTCGGACGCCAAGGTGGCCCTGTCCTCGACGGATGAGGCGGAGTTCCGTTTCGTCGCCGACGACGTTTCAATCACCGGCCGCATCGCCCGCGCCGATTTCGAGTCCTGGATCGCCGAGGACGTGGCGCGCATCGGCGCCACCGTGGACGAGGCGCTCGCCCGCGCCGGCGTCACCGAAAAGGCTATCGACCGCGTCTTCCTCACCGGTGGCACCTCCTTCGTGCCGGCCATCCGCCGCCTCTTCACCGACCGTTTCGATGCCGACCGCCTTACCCAGGCCGACCAGTTCGAATCGATCGCCTATGGCCTCGCCCTCATCGGCCGCGAGCCGGACGCGGCGCGCTGGGCCGCCTGA
- a CDS encoding ATP-binding protein, whose translation MKVDIDMGSQPGGKAATLDLEELLATRLLVQGNSGSGKSHLLRRLLEQSAPWVQQCVIDPEGDFVTLADKYGHVVVDAERSEAELTRIAGRIRQHRVSVVLNLEGLDVEQQMRCAAAFLGGLFDADRDHWYPVLVVVDEAQLFAPAVAGEVSDEARKLSLGAMTNLMCRGRKRGLAGVIATQRLAKLAKNVAAEASNFLMGRTFLDIDMARAADLLGMDRRQSEMFRDLARGHFVALGPAMSRRPLPVTIGPVETSARSTSPKLTPLPDAPAPEDARDLIFTPSPEEARPMAVRRPPPPPPVSTADILTQLANARPKAEEPAEPMLPIIAEAEHAAMIDEVLREILADPDAAFRTVAVLYQDFLVRCRIRRVPGEPLTLADFRRRFAVARAGVDMSREGEEGWSQAVTLSAGLPDDLQGVFLVIARAALSGAPCPSDATIARVYGSHSPSRARRLLAYFEERGLFVTRTDFRGRRVVAAPDLNCETAPGDPAGPADLSQDMPSAAE comes from the coding sequence ATGAAGGTCGATATCGACATGGGGTCGCAGCCCGGAGGCAAGGCGGCCACGCTCGATCTCGAGGAGCTCCTGGCCACCCGCCTGCTGGTCCAGGGCAATTCCGGCTCCGGCAAGTCGCATCTGCTGCGCCGGTTGCTGGAGCAGAGCGCGCCCTGGGTGCAGCAATGCGTCATCGATCCGGAGGGTGACTTCGTCACGCTGGCCGACAAATACGGCCATGTGGTCGTCGATGCCGAGCGATCCGAGGCCGAGCTCACCCGCATCGCCGGCCGAATCCGCCAGCACCGCGTCTCCGTCGTGCTCAATCTCGAAGGGCTCGACGTCGAGCAGCAGATGCGCTGCGCCGCGGCCTTCCTCGGCGGGCTCTTCGATGCCGACCGCGACCACTGGTACCCGGTCCTCGTGGTCGTGGACGAGGCGCAGCTCTTCGCCCCCGCCGTGGCCGGCGAGGTCTCGGATGAGGCGCGCAAGCTCTCGCTCGGTGCCATGACCAACCTCATGTGCCGCGGCCGCAAACGCGGCCTTGCCGGCGTCATCGCCACGCAGCGCCTCGCCAAGCTCGCCAAGAACGTGGCGGCGGAAGCCTCGAACTTCCTGATGGGCCGCACCTTCCTCGACATCGACATGGCGCGCGCCGCCGACCTCCTCGGCATGGACCGCCGCCAGTCCGAGATGTTCCGCGACCTTGCCCGCGGCCATTTCGTGGCGCTGGGGCCGGCCATGTCGCGCCGGCCGCTGCCCGTCACCATCGGCCCGGTCGAGACCTCGGCCCGCTCCACCAGCCCGAAGCTGACGCCGCTGCCCGATGCGCCAGCGCCGGAGGATGCGCGCGACCTCATCTTCACGCCCTCGCCGGAGGAAGCCCGGCCCATGGCGGTGCGCCGGCCGCCCCCGCCGCCGCCGGTCTCCACCGCCGACATCCTCACCCAGCTCGCCAATGCCCGCCCGAAGGCGGAGGAACCGGCCGAGCCCATGCTCCCGATCATCGCCGAGGCCGAACATGCCGCGATGATCGACGAGGTGCTGCGCGAGATCCTCGCCGATCCGGACGCCGCCTTCCGCACGGTCGCGGTGCTCTACCAGGACTTCCTCGTGCGCTGCCGCATCCGCCGCGTGCCGGGCGAGCCACTGACGCTGGCCGATTTCCGCCGCCGCTTCGCCGTGGCGCGGGCCGGCGTCGACATGAGCCGCGAGGGCGAGGAGGGCTGGTCGCAGGCGGTGACGCTCTCCGCCGGGCTCCCCGACGACCTGCAGGGCGTGTTCCTGGTCATCGCCCGGGCGGCGCTCTCCGGCGCGCCGTGTCCGTCGGATGCGACCATCGCGCGGGTCTATGGCAGCCATTCGCCGAGCCGGGCGCGGCGGCTGCTCGCCTATTTCGAGGAGCGCGGGCTCTTCGTGACGCGCACGGATTTCCGGGGGCGGCGTGTGGTGGCGGCGCCGGACCTGAATTGCGAGACGGCGCCGGGCGATCCTGCCGGGCCGGCCGATCTCAGCCAGGACATGCCGTCGGCCGCGGAATAG
- a CDS encoding NAD-dependent epimerase/dehydratase family protein: MTILITGGTGFVGAATVDHCARAGEDVVVLAAHAPEPGWLPAGVEVRLADIRDAQALAAVMRERRPRAVIHGAAITAGPDMERAHPERIVSVNVGGTAAVLQAAAEAGCGRVVICSSASVYPLAKADAERFRVDRDPPVPAALYGLTKKMAEEVATRLGAVYGLTTPILRIAGVYGPFERDTGVREILSAPAQVVADALAGRPTRLTRPGFGAWLHSRDAAAALVTLAEASFAEAAPIFDLGGPEVFSIEAFCRAIAPAFPGWSHAVDPDHPTVRYQIPADRPGSDFSRLAAATGFTPRFGLANGAADYLAWLGRPSATAG, translated from the coding sequence GTGACCATTCTCATCACCGGGGGAACCGGCTTCGTCGGCGCGGCGACCGTCGACCATTGCGCCAGGGCCGGCGAGGACGTCGTGGTGCTCGCCGCCCATGCGCCCGAGCCCGGCTGGCTGCCTGCCGGCGTCGAGGTGCGGCTCGCCGACATCCGTGACGCCCAGGCGCTCGCCGCCGTGATGCGGGAGCGCCGGCCCCGCGCCGTCATCCATGGCGCCGCCATCACCGCCGGCCCCGACATGGAGCGCGCCCATCCCGAGCGCATCGTCTCGGTGAATGTCGGCGGCACCGCAGCGGTGCTGCAGGCGGCCGCCGAAGCCGGCTGCGGGCGCGTCGTCATCTGCTCCTCCGCGAGCGTCTATCCCCTCGCCAAGGCCGATGCCGAGCGCTTCCGCGTCGATCGCGACCCGCCCGTCCCGGCCGCGCTCTACGGCCTCACCAAGAAGATGGCCGAGGAGGTCGCGACGCGGCTTGGCGCGGTCTATGGGCTGACGACGCCGATCCTCCGCATCGCCGGAGTCTATGGCCCCTTCGAGCGCGACACCGGCGTGCGCGAAATCCTCTCCGCCCCGGCGCAGGTGGTGGCGGACGCACTCGCCGGACGGCCGACGCGCCTGACGCGGCCCGGTTTCGGCGCCTGGCTGCATTCGCGCGACGCGGCAGCAGCCCTCGTGACCCTGGCGGAGGCGTCCTTCGCCGAGGCAGCGCCGATCTTCGATCTCGGCGGCCCGGAGGTCTTTTCCATCGAGGCCTTCTGCCGGGCCATTGCGCCGGCCTTCCCAGGCTGGAGCCATGCCGTCGATCCGGACCATCCGACGGTGCGCTACCAGATCCCCGCCGACCGGCCGGGAAGCGATTTCTCCCGCCTTGCCGCAGCAACGGGGTTCACGCCCCGCTTCGGCCTCGCCAATGGCGCGGCCGACTACCTGGCATGGCTCGGGCGCCCCTCGGCTACTGCGGGTTGA
- a CDS encoding SDR family oxidoreductase, whose translation MRLADNVAVITGGGSGIGRAVALAFAREGARLALVDRDGPGAEETARLVTEAGGEAMVRVSDVGEPGTADADAAAVIARFGRIDILYAGAGFSVGGTVLTTSPEDWDRVFRANVGGTWLWARAVVPTMKAQGGGAIVTTASQLALAGGAGNSAYIAAKGAILSLTRTMALDFAPDRIRVNAVAPGAIDTPMLRRSFARNADPAAAEARSVGRHPLRRLGRPEEIAEAVLYLASDAAAFTTGTTLAVDGGWLAG comes from the coding sequence ATGCGCCTCGCCGACAATGTTGCGGTCATCACCGGAGGCGGCTCGGGAATCGGGCGGGCGGTGGCACTCGCCTTCGCGCGCGAGGGCGCCCGCCTCGCCCTCGTCGACCGTGATGGCCCCGGCGCCGAGGAAACGGCCCGCCTCGTCACGGAAGCGGGCGGCGAGGCCATGGTGCGCGTCTCCGATGTCGGCGAGCCCGGCACGGCCGACGCGGATGCCGCGGCGGTCATCGCCCGTTTCGGCCGCATCGACATTCTCTATGCCGGTGCCGGCTTTTCGGTCGGCGGCACGGTGCTGACCACCAGCCCCGAGGACTGGGACCGCGTCTTCCGCGCCAATGTCGGCGGCACCTGGCTCTGGGCCCGCGCGGTCGTGCCCACGATGAAGGCGCAAGGGGGTGGCGCGATCGTCACCACCGCCTCGCAGCTGGCGCTCGCCGGCGGCGCCGGCAATTCCGCCTATATCGCCGCCAAGGGCGCCATCCTCAGCCTCACTCGCACCATGGCGCTGGACTTTGCCCCCGACCGCATCCGCGTCAACGCGGTCGCGCCCGGCGCCATCGACACCCCGATGCTGCGCCGCTCCTTCGCCCGCAATGCCGACCCGGCCGCCGCCGAGGCGCGCTCGGTCGGCCGCCACCCGCTGCGCCGCCTCGGACGCCCCGAGGAGATCGCGGAGGCCGTGCTCTATCTCGCCAGCGACGCCGCCGCCTTCACCACGGGGACCACCCTCGCCGTGGATGGTGGCTGGCTTGCCGGCTGA